Below is a genomic region from Fischerella sp. PCC 9605.
GCCATCAAGCTTGGGCATCATCACATCCAAAACCACCAAATCAGGGTCAGTTTTGCGGAAAGTTTCCAAAGCTTCTTCGCCATCACCAGCTGTCACCACGTCGTAACCAATCATTGAAAGGCGTGTTTCTAAAATACGACGAATGCTGGCCTCGTCATCAACTACCAGAATTTTTTCTTTATGACTTTCCAAGTTTCTCAACGCTCCTTAACTAAAATTTTTCATGATTAATTTTTCATACCATAATATTAAGATATCATTCCAATAATTACGTTGGGGAAAGCCAAAACTACTACTATTATTGACTTTTTGTTTGCTTAAAGAATTAAGGAAAAATTAAGATTATTTAATAAGATTAAGAATGCCAAAGCCAAAAACTTATTACGTTTGTAACCAATGTGGCGCAGAATCTCCCCAATGGTTTGGTAAGTGTCCATCGTGCGGTACATACAATTCTCTAGAAGAAGAAATTGCTATTCAGTCCTCAACAGATATACCAAGCCGAGGGGTGAGTGGTTGGCATTCCCAGCAAGGAACAAGTAAATCTGCTAATAAGCCAGCTAAGCCACGAGCTTCTCTAAAATTTGACCAAATTAGCGATCGCCAAGTCACACGCTGGCCTTCTGGTTATGGCGAACTAGATCGAGTCTTGGGCGGTGGTGTTGTTCCTGGCTCAATGGTGTTGATTGGTGGCGATCCGGGTATAGGTAAATCTACGTTACTACTGCAAGTATCAAATGAATTAGCGCAGAGATACCGCATTCTCTACGTCTCTGGGGAAGAATCAGGGCAGCAGGTAAAGTTACGAGCTTCGCGTCTGGGAGTGACAAAATCCCTCAACGTGGTTAGTAATGACAATGGCAACAGCAACAAGACTGAAGTAACAGAAGCTACTTCAGAAACAGTAAAAATAGAAGAAACTGAAGCAGATTTATATGTATTAACGGAAACAGATTTGGAAGAGATATTAAAGGAAGTGGAATCTCTCAAACCGAATCTAGCGGTGATTGATAGTATTCAAACAGTGTTCTTTCCTGCTCTTACCTCTGCACCTGGTTCGGTAGCACAGGTACGCGAATGTACCGCAGCTTTAATGAAGGTGGCAAAGCATGAAGACATCACTATGTTAATTGTGGGACACGTCACCAAAGAAGGGGCGATCGCAGGGCCGAAAGTTTTGGAACACCTTGTTGATACTGTGTTGTATTTTGAAGGCGATCGTTTTGCTTCTCATCGGTTATTACGGACAGTAAAAAACCGCTTTGGCGCTACTCACGAAATCGGCATTTTTGAAATGGTAGAACACGGGTTGCGGGAAGTTTCCAACCCCTCAGAGCTATTTTTGGGCAACCGTGACGATCCTGGGCCCGGTACGGCGATCGTAGTCGCTTGTGAAGGTACTCGTCCTATTGT
It encodes:
- the radA gene encoding DNA repair protein RadA, which encodes MPKPKTYYVCNQCGAESPQWFGKCPSCGTYNSLEEEIAIQSSTDIPSRGVSGWHSQQGTSKSANKPAKPRASLKFDQISDRQVTRWPSGYGELDRVLGGGVVPGSMVLIGGDPGIGKSTLLLQVSNELAQRYRILYVSGEESGQQVKLRASRLGVTKSLNVVSNDNGNSNKTEVTEATSETVKIEETEADLYVLTETDLEEILKEVESLKPNLAVIDSIQTVFFPALTSAPGSVAQVRECTAALMKVAKHEDITMLIVGHVTKEGAIAGPKVLEHLVDTVLYFEGDRFASHRLLRTVKNRFGATHEIGIFEMVEHGLREVSNPSELFLGNRDDPGPGTAIVVACEGTRPIVVELQALVSPTSYASPRRSTTGVDYNRLVQILAVLEKRVGIPMSKLDSYVASAGGLNVEEPAVDLGVAIAVVASFRDRIVDPGTVLIGEVGLGGQVRPVSQMELRLKEAAKLGFKRAIVPKGQKFPDLNIEILPVSKVIDAIIAAIPHHTLEDSDLEPDDE